The following are from one region of the Flavobacteriaceae bacterium UJ101 genome:
- the clpP|CLPP gene encoding endopeptidase Clp (Cleaves peptides in various proteins in a process that requires ATP hydrolysis. Has a chymotrypsin-like activity. Plays a major role in the degradation of misfolded proteins; Belongs to the peptidase S14 family.; KEGG: fjo:Fjoh_1702 ATP-dependent Clp protease, protease subunit), with the protein MNYGKEFKKFAIKDQGISSMHYDKIVSSMTPYILEERQMNVTQMDVFSRLMKDNIIFLGTGIDDHVANIVQAQLLFLANANADRDITMYINSPGGSVYAGLGIYDTMQFINPDVATVCTGMAASMGAVLLCAGADGKRSGLKHSRVMIHQPLGGAQGQASDIEITAREILKLKKELYDIIATHSKQPFEKVEQDSDRDYWMTSEEAKAYGMIDEVIVKK; encoded by the coding sequence ATGAATTACGGAAAAGAATTTAAAAAATTTGCTATAAAAGATCAAGGAATAAGTAGTATGCATTATGATAAAATCGTAAGTAGTATGACTCCTTATATCCTAGAAGAGCGTCAGATGAATGTAACACAAATGGACGTTTTTTCACGTTTGATGAAAGACAACATTATCTTTTTAGGGACAGGTATTGACGATCATGTTGCTAATATTGTTCAAGCTCAGTTACTATTTTTAGCAAACGCCAATGCTGATCGTGATATTACCATGTATATTAATTCTCCAGGAGGAAGTGTTTATGCAGGTTTAGGTATTTATGATACGATGCAATTTATCAATCCAGATGTAGCAACTGTGTGTACGGGTATGGCAGCTTCAATGGGAGCGGTATTATTATGTGCAGGAGCAGATGGAAAACGTTCTGGTTTAAAACACTCTCGTGTAATGATTCACCAACCTTTAGGAGGAGCGCAAGGACAAGCGTCGGATATTGAAATTACAGCACGTGAAATTTTGAAATTGAAGAAAGAATTATACGATATCATTGCAACGCATTCAAAACAACCTTTTGAAAAGGTTGAACAAGATTCAGATCGTGATTATTGGATGACTTCTGAAGAAGCAAAAGCATATGGAATGATTGATGAGGTAATTGTCAAAAAATAA
- a CDS encoding trigger factor (Involved in protein export. Acts as a chaperone by maintaining the newly synthesized protein in an open conformation. Functions as a peptidyl-prolyl cis-trans isomerase; Belongs to the FKBP-type PPIase family. Tig subfamily; Contains 1 PPIase FKBP-type domain.), protein MNITKTNIDDLNAIVAVTISQDDYQEKVDATLKSYKKNANVPGFRKGHVPMGMIKKQYGKAVMFDEVNRLLQESVSNYINEEKLNILGQPLPKPQDSIDWDAKEFTFEFELGLAPEFDVKLDGKGITQYEITVDDKEINRYIENFQTRYGKMISQDEVKETSNVNGIFEELEEDGKPKEEGIKNQTTISVSSIKGKKNKEKLVGSKIEDELEFKTKNLFENTSDLALALGKTVSEVEGLEIKVRFIVKEITEVEPAEINQELFDKIYGEGTVDSEKAFKEKIADESTKMYQGEVDRQLLNDVIENLIEKTKFDLPGDFLTRWLKETNEKVESDEQAKEEYEKAEKSLRYQLIEAKVAEKYEVKVEMEDIKAEAANLIKAQMAQFGQANASDEEVEEIVNRVLQNQDEYKRVAEQVFGAKMLNVYKDNMKFKSKKVNFEDFVKEVTEKQAK, encoded by the coding sequence ATGATTTAAATGCAATTGTTGCAGTAACAATCTCTCAAGATGATTATCAAGAAAAAGTAGATGCGACTTTGAAATCGTATAAAAAGAATGCGAACGTACCGGGTTTCCGTAAAGGACATGTGCCTATGGGAATGATTAAAAAACAGTACGGAAAAGCAGTGATGTTTGATGAAGTAAACAGATTGTTACAAGAATCTGTTTCGAATTATATTAATGAAGAAAAGCTGAATATCTTAGGTCAACCTTTACCTAAACCACAAGATAGTATTGATTGGGATGCAAAAGAATTTACATTTGAATTTGAATTAGGTTTAGCTCCTGAATTTGATGTGAAGTTAGATGGAAAAGGAATCACACAATACGAAATTACGGTAGACGATAAAGAAATTAATCGTTATATAGAAAATTTTCAAACACGTTACGGGAAGATGATTTCTCAAGATGAAGTAAAAGAAACGTCTAATGTAAACGGTATTTTTGAAGAATTAGAAGAAGATGGTAAACCTAAGGAAGAAGGAATTAAAAATCAAACAACCATTTCTGTTTCTTCTATTAAAGGGAAAAAGAATAAAGAGAAGTTAGTAGGTTCTAAAATAGAAGATGAATTAGAATTTAAAACAAAGAATTTATTTGAAAATACTTCTGACTTAGCCTTAGCTTTAGGAAAAACGGTTTCTGAAGTAGAAGGATTAGAAATTAAAGTACGTTTTATTGTAAAAGAAATTACAGAAGTTGAACCAGCAGAAATTAATCAAGAGTTATTTGATAAAATATACGGGGAAGGAACAGTTGATTCAGAAAAAGCATTTAAAGAAAAAATAGCTGATGAATCGACTAAAATGTACCAAGGAGAGGTAGATCGTCAATTATTAAATGATGTGATTGAAAATCTAATTGAAAAGACAAAATTTGATTTACCTGGAGATTTCTTAACGCGTTGGTTAAAAGAGACCAATGAAAAGGTTGAGTCAGATGAGCAAGCCAAAGAAGAATACGAAAAAGCAGAGAAATCATTACGTTATCAATTGATTGAGGCTAAAGTGGCTGAAAAATATGAGGTGAAAGTTGAGATGGAGGACATCAAAGCAGAAGCGGCTAATTTAATTAAAGCACAAATGGCACAATTTGGTCAAGCTAATGCTTCTGATGAAGAAGTTGAAGAAATTGTAAACCGTGTGTTACAAAATCAAGACGAATATAAACGTGTTGCAGAACAAGTGTTCGGAGCAAAAATGTTGAATGTTTACAAAGACAACATGAAGTTTAAGAGTAAAAAAGTAAACTTTGAAGATTTTGTAAAAGAAGTAACAGAAAAGCAAGCAAAATAA